Genomic segment of Paenibacillus macerans:
GCCGCGCTACCGGCATTTGATTTATTCGCGGTCGTACGGGCAGGAATTCGAAGAGCTGATCGGCAGAGGCTACAGCCGCGCCGTCCAGGAAAGCGAGATCGAGCGGATCGCGACGGAGACGCTGATGGTGGATCCCCGCACTTTAAGCGTGGGGGATTTTTCTTTTTCGTGGCAGGACGATGGATGCCGGTTTAGCTGCCGGGTGAAAAATGTCCGGGAGGAAGAGATAATCGCGGAAGGGAGTGTGACATGATGGCGGAGCTGCCGCTTTATTTGCAGGATCAAACGGAAGAACAAATCATGCAGCGGATGCTGGATAGGGTGC
This window contains:
- a CDS encoding DUF2634 domain-containing protein; protein product: MANLFPEAVVDAWSSAEEETPETTNDEVAFGRSWRFDFEAGEFVMTPTRKIARADDTAAWVVWCEKAIRTPRYRHLIYSRSYGQEFEELIGRGYSRAVQESEIERIATETLMVDPRTLSVGDFSFSWQDDGCRFSCRVKNVREEEIIAEGSVT